Proteins encoded in a region of the Isosphaeraceae bacterium EP7 genome:
- a CDS encoding FG-GAP-like repeat-containing protein, with protein sequence MDVESTVETPRATPKMTTRARTRTLIATTLLTLVGLTVAGVWVSSRRDRAFRADLAEARKAMDDGRFAMARQTLNGLADGGSDDPELFLLLGYCEQARGKPPAALAAWSRIGADTPQASEASFRSGQVEQEAGRLAAAEELFRKAIDLPGTFRDQGRNALARLLRLEGREDEARRVDLDGVDASTDPTSLAKLLHTQDILPFPIEGARRYFDRSAARAPDDDRVRLGRARLAILTGDFDEATRLLDANLARAPDDPPTLKASLDLAVAANRPELAKRALGRLTSLEPRDQARLRAWIAASQGDRAAEADALRAQVAAGPVEARSLDRLAELEDQAGRPDEAAKIRTRKADLDRTGREYADALAAPGLDPASKEQAVTLGRLASKLGRALDLACWQAVAEGRPLDLSKFKGSPAVSTGPLLSMLERAKSVEVVADVVQPARFEDEAERAGLRFGQISGSTGRGLIPPVTSSGGVGLIDYDADGHLDVYLVQGGTFPSGTTGPSGGDRLFRNKGDGTFEDATARSGIEAMPRGYGHGVAVADYDNDGHADLFITRWRSYALYRNKGDGTFEDATARLGLGGDRDWPTSAAFADLDGDGDLDLYVCHYLKWDENSTLPCSDPNDPSVYACNPRDFPALADHLFRNDGSKFVDVTAEAGLVDDDGRGLGVLAADLDDDGKTDLFVANDTTANYFWRNLGGLKFEESAVASGLASSASGGFKAGMGVACGDLDGDGILDLAVTNFYNESTTFYQNLGGGLFADRTSALGLAAPTRFVLGFGLALPDVNNDGHLDLMQANGHVFDGRPQFPWKMPAQLLLGTPRGTLLAPGAASGAPFSVPHIARGLAAGDLDNDGSIDAVLVCQDEPAVYLHNNGGANRSITLALRGVKSNRDGVGARVSVRVGDRTLVAARIGGGSYQSADDPRLHFGLGAADHADSAEVRWPSGRLDRIGRLEAGRGYLLTEGSDTPRPLDGREHTTDPRP encoded by the coding sequence TTGGACGTCGAATCGACCGTCGAGACCCCGCGGGCCACGCCGAAGATGACGACCCGCGCCCGAACACGCACCCTGATCGCGACAACACTCCTGACGCTGGTCGGCCTGACCGTCGCCGGCGTCTGGGTCTCATCTCGCCGAGATCGCGCCTTCCGCGCCGACCTTGCCGAGGCTCGCAAGGCCATGGACGACGGCCGGTTCGCCATGGCCCGCCAGACATTGAACGGGTTGGCCGACGGCGGCTCCGATGACCCCGAGCTGTTCCTCCTGCTGGGCTACTGCGAGCAGGCCCGGGGCAAGCCGCCCGCGGCGCTTGCCGCCTGGTCCCGCATCGGGGCCGACACCCCGCAGGCCAGCGAAGCCTCCTTCCGCTCCGGCCAGGTCGAGCAGGAAGCCGGCCGACTCGCCGCTGCCGAAGAGCTGTTCCGCAAGGCGATCGACCTCCCCGGCACGTTCCGGGACCAGGGCCGCAACGCCCTGGCCAGACTGTTGCGCCTGGAAGGGCGCGAGGATGAGGCCCGCCGCGTCGACCTCGACGGCGTCGACGCCTCGACCGACCCGACGAGCCTGGCGAAGTTGCTGCACACGCAGGACATCCTCCCATTCCCGATCGAGGGGGCCCGCCGCTATTTCGATCGCTCGGCCGCCCGAGCCCCCGACGACGACCGCGTCCGGCTGGGCCGGGCCAGGCTCGCGATCCTGACCGGCGACTTCGACGAGGCGACGCGGCTCCTCGACGCGAACCTGGCCCGCGCCCCCGACGACCCGCCCACGCTGAAGGCAAGTCTCGACCTGGCCGTCGCCGCCAATCGGCCCGAACTAGCGAAGCGGGCCCTGGGTCGCCTGACGAGCCTGGAACCGAGGGACCAGGCTCGGTTGCGAGCCTGGATCGCGGCGAGCCAGGGCGACCGTGCCGCGGAGGCCGACGCGCTCAGGGCCCAGGTCGCCGCCGGGCCGGTCGAGGCGCGGTCGCTCGATCGACTGGCCGAGTTGGAAGATCAGGCGGGGCGGCCCGACGAGGCTGCGAAGATCCGGACGCGCAAGGCCGACCTCGATCGGACGGGTCGGGAATACGCCGACGCCCTGGCGGCGCCCGGCCTGGATCCCGCCTCGAAGGAGCAGGCCGTCACGCTGGGCCGGCTGGCCTCGAAGCTCGGCCGGGCCCTGGATCTCGCCTGCTGGCAGGCCGTCGCCGAAGGCCGCCCGCTCGACCTCTCGAAGTTCAAGGGGTCCCCTGCGGTCTCGACCGGCCCGCTGCTGTCGATGCTGGAGCGGGCGAAGTCCGTCGAGGTCGTCGCGGATGTGGTCCAGCCGGCCCGATTCGAGGACGAGGCCGAACGTGCGGGCCTGAGATTCGGCCAGATCAGCGGCTCCACGGGGCGCGGTCTGATCCCGCCGGTGACGTCCTCGGGGGGAGTCGGCCTGATCGACTACGACGCGGACGGCCACCTGGACGTCTATCTCGTGCAAGGCGGCACCTTCCCCTCGGGGACGACCGGCCCATCGGGCGGAGATCGCCTGTTCCGCAACAAGGGGGACGGCACGTTCGAGGACGCCACCGCGCGGTCGGGCATCGAGGCGATGCCTCGCGGCTACGGGCACGGGGTCGCGGTGGCCGACTACGACAATGACGGGCATGCCGACCTGTTCATCACACGCTGGCGGTCGTATGCCCTCTATCGCAACAAGGGAGACGGCACGTTCGAGGACGCCACCGCCAGGCTTGGGCTGGGCGGGGACCGGGACTGGCCGACCTCGGCGGCGTTCGCGGACCTGGACGGGGACGGCGACCTGGATCTCTATGTTTGCCACTACCTTAAGTGGGACGAGAATTCGACCCTGCCATGCTCGGACCCGAACGACCCGTCGGTCTACGCCTGCAACCCGCGCGACTTCCCGGCGCTGGCCGATCACCTGTTTCGCAACGACGGGTCGAAGTTCGTCGACGTGACCGCCGAGGCGGGCCTCGTCGACGACGACGGCCGAGGCCTCGGCGTGCTGGCGGCCGACCTGGACGACGACGGCAAGACGGACCTGTTCGTGGCCAATGACACCACGGCCAACTACTTCTGGCGCAACCTGGGCGGGTTGAAGTTCGAAGAGTCCGCCGTCGCATCGGGCCTGGCGTCGTCGGCCAGCGGCGGCTTCAAGGCGGGGATGGGCGTGGCCTGCGGCGACCTGGACGGCGACGGGATCCTCGACCTGGCGGTGACCAACTTCTACAACGAGTCGACCACCTTCTATCAGAACCTGGGCGGGGGCCTGTTCGCCGACCGGACCTCGGCCCTGGGCCTTGCCGCCCCCACCCGGTTCGTGCTCGGCTTCGGCCTGGCCCTGCCCGACGTCAACAACGACGGGCATCTCGACCTGATGCAGGCCAACGGCCACGTCTTCGACGGCCGCCCCCAGTTCCCCTGGAAGATGCCCGCGCAGCTGCTTCTAGGGACTCCTCGAGGGACGTTGCTCGCCCCCGGCGCCGCGTCCGGTGCGCCGTTTTCCGTCCCTCACATTGCGCGAGGGCTTGCCGCCGGCGACCTGGACAACGACGGATCTATCGACGCGGTCCTCGTCTGCCAGGATGAGCCGGCGGTCTACCTGCACAATAACGGGGGAGCGAACCGGTCGATCACGCTGGCCCTGCGCGGTGTGAAGTCGAACCGCGACGGCGTGGGCGCGAGGGTCAGTGTCCGGGTGGGCGACCGGACTCTGGTCGCGGCCCGGATTGGCGGAGGGAGCTATCAGTCGGCCGACGACCCGAGGCTGCACTTCGGCCTGGGCGCAGCCGACCATGCCGACTCGGCGGAGGTACGCTGGCCCTCGGGCCGGCTGGATCGGATCGGCAGGCTGGAGGCCGGTCGCGGCTACCTGCTGACGGAAGGCTCGGACACACCCCGGCCGCTGGACGGCCGGGAACACACCACGGATCCAAGACCATGA
- a CDS encoding heparan-alpha-glucosaminide N-acetyltransferase domain-containing protein, whose product MSRITQDRPTAADGSEAAPRAPQSGFAGRIESLDQFRGYTVFGMFLVNFLGGLAAVHANFKHNNTFFSYADSIMPSFMYVCGVSYRLTTLRRIEQVGTGAAYAHVIKRSLGLILISLAVFGFDGKFDSWSEMTSGGVFDFFAKLLKANLWETLAIIGATQILLLPVVAAGWRVRVGAIVACLVGHATITYLFNWDFVNGRPNFVSNFWGVEKARAWDGGFFGLLGWAVPMLLGTLTYDALARRGSRGAFPRLLAWGLLLMAVGYGISCLTRLYDTAPDAEGKYSAPEYADSPVWLPLEKMSGRPWSDLLAEPPFVEPPHWSQRPINYWMMGKRMVGPSFTLFAGGFAMTLYGLFIVGVDLMGRRLDVFRILGQNALAAYVLHHLIEHGMLQIVPKDSPLWWVLTALVIFMTVSISFVAYLDRNKIHIKV is encoded by the coding sequence ATGAGCCGGATCACCCAGGACCGACCGACCGCCGCCGACGGATCCGAGGCGGCGCCAAGGGCCCCGCAGTCGGGCTTCGCCGGCCGGATCGAGTCGCTCGACCAGTTCCGCGGCTACACCGTCTTCGGGATGTTCCTCGTCAACTTCCTGGGCGGCCTGGCCGCGGTGCACGCCAACTTCAAGCACAACAACACGTTCTTCAGCTATGCTGATTCGATCATGCCCAGCTTCATGTACGTCTGCGGCGTGTCGTATCGCCTGACGACGCTGAGGCGCATCGAGCAGGTGGGCACGGGCGCCGCATATGCCCACGTGATCAAGCGCAGCCTGGGGCTGATCCTCATCTCGCTGGCCGTCTTCGGCTTCGACGGCAAGTTCGATTCCTGGTCTGAGATGACCTCCGGGGGCGTGTTCGACTTCTTCGCCAAGCTCCTGAAGGCGAACCTCTGGGAAACCCTGGCGATCATCGGCGCGACGCAGATCCTGCTGCTCCCGGTGGTGGCGGCCGGTTGGCGGGTGCGGGTCGGCGCCATCGTCGCCTGCCTGGTGGGTCACGCGACGATCACCTACCTGTTCAACTGGGACTTCGTCAACGGCCGGCCCAACTTCGTGAGCAATTTCTGGGGCGTGGAGAAGGCCCGTGCTTGGGACGGTGGTTTCTTCGGCCTGCTGGGCTGGGCGGTGCCGATGCTGCTGGGCACCCTGACCTACGACGCGCTGGCCAGGCGAGGATCTCGGGGAGCCTTCCCTCGGCTCCTCGCCTGGGGCCTGCTGCTGATGGCCGTCGGATACGGGATCTCCTGCCTGACGCGGCTTTATGACACCGCGCCCGACGCCGAAGGGAAGTACTCGGCCCCCGAGTATGCCGATTCCCCGGTCTGGCTGCCGCTGGAGAAGATGAGCGGCCGGCCCTGGTCCGACCTGCTGGCCGAGCCGCCGTTCGTCGAGCCTCCGCACTGGTCGCAGAGGCCGATCAACTACTGGATGATGGGCAAGCGGATGGTCGGCCCGTCGTTCACGCTGTTCGCCGGCGGGTTCGCGATGACGCTCTACGGCCTGTTCATCGTGGGCGTCGACCTGATGGGCCGCCGCCTGGACGTGTTCCGGATCCTGGGCCAGAACGCGCTCGCGGCGTATGTTCTGCACCACCTGATCGAGCACGGGATGCTCCAGATCGTGCCCAAGGATTCGCCCCTCTGGTGGGTCCTGACGGCCCTGGTCATCTTCATGACGGTGAGTATCTCGTTCGTCGCTTATCTGGATCGGAACAAGATTCACATCAAGGTCTGA
- a CDS encoding metallophosphoesterase, whose amino-acid sequence MTIERRKFFKGAAASLLGLGLAGGAYPFLEARWCRVTRVRVPLRNLPAAFEGTTLAHLTDIHHGPNVSIEYVRHVVDMTNALKPDLVMLTGDFVHRGHPHIEPVAGELARLRAGMGKFAVLGNHDHWGNPADMRAALVSAGVTLAENRGEWIERGCNRLRVAGVGDLWEDRQDPASALGDADEGDATILMSHNPDYAEYLTDRRVGLMLSGHTHGGQIRVPGYGAPILPSRFGQKYAQGLVEGPACPVYVSRGVGTAGPPARFFCRPEVVHITLTSSA is encoded by the coding sequence ATGACGATCGAGCGTCGGAAATTCTTCAAAGGGGCCGCGGCGTCCTTGCTTGGCCTCGGCCTGGCCGGGGGCGCCTACCCGTTCCTGGAAGCCAGGTGGTGCCGGGTGACCCGGGTGCGCGTGCCGTTGCGGAACCTTCCTGCGGCCTTCGAAGGCACGACGCTGGCCCACCTCACCGACATCCACCACGGGCCCAACGTCTCGATCGAGTATGTCCGCCACGTCGTCGACATGACCAACGCCTTGAAGCCGGACCTGGTGATGCTGACCGGCGACTTCGTCCACCGGGGGCACCCGCACATCGAGCCCGTGGCCGGCGAGCTGGCCCGTCTTCGCGCCGGGATGGGCAAGTTCGCCGTCCTGGGCAACCATGACCACTGGGGCAATCCCGCCGACATGCGTGCGGCCCTGGTGAGCGCGGGCGTCACGCTCGCCGAGAACCGGGGAGAATGGATCGAGCGGGGCTGTAACCGGCTGCGAGTGGCGGGCGTCGGCGATCTCTGGGAAGATCGCCAGGATCCGGCCTCGGCCTTGGGCGACGCCGACGAGGGCGATGCGACGATCCTGATGTCGCATAACCCGGATTACGCCGAATACCTGACCGACCGCCGCGTCGGCTTGATGCTCAGCGGCCACACCCACGGCGGGCAGATTCGCGTGCCCGGCTACGGCGCCCCGATCCTTCCCTCTCGGTTCGGCCAGAAGTACGCCCAGGGGCTCGTCGAAGGCCCGGCCTGCCCGGTGTACGTCAGCCGGGGGGTCGGCACCGCGGGGCCCCCGGCGCGGTTCTTCTGCCGGCCGGAAGTGGTCCACATCACCCTGACGAGTTCCGCATGA
- the htpG gene encoding molecular chaperone HtpG → MESKEQFSFQAEIKQLLHLLSHSLYQSREIALRELISNASDALDKRRYAALTDTAGRDDEPLRISLEPDAEARRLVLRDNGIGMTRDDLVNNLGTIARSGSREFLKGLAEKAKAGEGKPAELSLIGQFGVGFYSAFMIADNVTVRSKVAVESAAWEWESDGSGTFTVTEVDGADIPRGTSITLHLKEDAKEFTEDWKLKSIVRKYSSFVPYPIEVAGELVNDQKPIWVEPRNQVTAEQYLQFYRHLTHHAEETPLWHLHLSVDSPIQFRSILYCPPTNFETMGFGKPEEGLSLLARRVLVQDHCRDLLPDFLRFIRGLVDSEDLPLNVSRETLQDNTVIRRIRGVLVKSVFDRLTKMAEETPEDYLAFYQQFGTILREGVRDFEHRDRVGKLLRYRSSHTVEGGPDAVTSLDAYIGRMPEGQSHIYYLSAPDLASLRKSPNLEIFRKRGVEVLYLTDPVDEFVLASLGAYAGKTLTPTDAAELDLPGEDAAKSENEPKPEDTAGLPRVLTLFREALGARVQDVRESKRLTDSPCCLVNADGAMSTQMQRILKMNDASFQAGGRILEINPGAPLIRRLSMLGSSHTHDDFIKQCGLQLWSNALLLEGVVTEPEDTVARVQSMLEQAAEAKSPLIL, encoded by the coding sequence ATGGAATCCAAAGAACAGTTCTCCTTCCAGGCCGAGATCAAGCAACTCCTGCACCTGCTGTCGCACTCGCTCTACCAGAGTCGTGAGATTGCGCTTCGTGAGCTGATCTCCAACGCCTCGGACGCCCTGGACAAGCGCCGGTACGCCGCGCTGACCGACACGGCCGGGCGCGACGACGAGCCCCTGCGCATCAGCCTGGAACCCGACGCCGAGGCCCGCCGCCTGGTCCTGCGGGACAACGGGATCGGCATGACGCGCGACGACCTCGTCAACAACCTGGGCACCATCGCCCGCAGCGGCTCGCGCGAGTTCCTCAAGGGGCTGGCCGAAAAGGCCAAGGCGGGCGAGGGCAAGCCCGCCGAGCTGTCGCTGATCGGCCAGTTCGGCGTCGGCTTCTACTCCGCCTTCATGATCGCCGACAACGTGACCGTCCGCAGCAAAGTCGCCGTCGAGTCGGCCGCCTGGGAGTGGGAGTCCGACGGCTCGGGCACCTTCACCGTCACCGAGGTCGACGGCGCCGACATCCCGCGCGGCACGTCGATCACCCTTCACTTGAAGGAAGACGCCAAGGAGTTCACCGAGGACTGGAAGCTCAAGTCGATCGTCCGCAAGTATTCCAGCTTCGTCCCCTACCCGATCGAGGTGGCCGGCGAGCTGGTCAATGATCAGAAGCCGATCTGGGTCGAGCCTCGCAACCAGGTCACGGCCGAGCAGTACTTGCAGTTCTACCGCCACCTGACGCACCATGCCGAGGAAACGCCCCTCTGGCACTTGCACCTGTCGGTCGACTCCCCTATCCAGTTCCGCTCGATCCTCTACTGCCCGCCGACGAACTTCGAGACGATGGGCTTCGGCAAGCCCGAGGAAGGCCTGAGCCTGCTGGCCAGGCGCGTGCTGGTGCAGGACCATTGTCGCGACCTGCTGCCCGACTTCCTCCGCTTCATCCGCGGCCTGGTCGACTCCGAAGACCTCCCCCTGAACGTCTCGCGCGAGACCTTGCAGGACAACACGGTCATCCGCCGGATCCGCGGCGTCCTGGTCAAGAGCGTCTTCGACCGCCTGACCAAGATGGCCGAGGAGACGCCCGAAGACTACCTCGCCTTCTACCAGCAGTTCGGCACGATCCTCCGCGAAGGGGTCCGCGACTTCGAGCACCGCGACCGCGTGGGCAAGCTCCTGCGTTACCGGTCGTCGCACACCGTCGAGGGCGGACCTGACGCGGTCACGTCGCTGGACGCCTACATCGGCCGGATGCCCGAGGGGCAGTCGCACATCTACTATCTGAGCGCCCCCGACCTCGCCTCCCTGCGCAAGAGCCCCAACCTGGAGATCTTCCGCAAGCGAGGCGTCGAGGTGCTCTACCTCACCGACCCGGTCGACGAGTTCGTCCTGGCCTCGCTGGGCGCCTACGCCGGCAAGACCCTTACCCCGACCGACGCCGCCGAGCTGGACCTTCCCGGCGAGGACGCGGCCAAGTCGGAAAACGAACCCAAGCCCGAAGACACCGCCGGCCTGCCCCGGGTCCTGACCCTCTTCCGCGAGGCCCTGGGCGCCCGCGTGCAGGACGTCCGCGAGTCGAAGCGGCTGACCGACAGCCCCTGCTGCCTGGTCAACGCCGACGGCGCGATGTCGACCCAGATGCAGCGCATCCTCAAGATGAATGACGCCAGCTTCCAGGCGGGTGGCCGGATCCTGGAGATCAACCCCGGCGCCCCCCTCATCCGCCGCCTGTCGATGCTCGGCTCCAGCCACACGCATGACGATTTCATCAAGCAATGCGGCCTCCAGCTCTGGTCGAATGCGCTCTTGCTTGAAGGGGTGGTCACAGAGCCCGAGGACACGGTGGCCCGCGTGCAGTCGATGCTGGAGCAGGCCGCCGAGGCAAAATCCCCCCTGATCCTCTGA
- a CDS encoding BlaI/MecI/CopY family transcriptional regulator, with protein sequence MALARPSELELQVLAVLWERGPSTVREVMEAMPDGKDRAYTTILSVMQMLEKKGLAGHTQQGQANIYSPIEPRGQVLRPLMVDLMRNVFGGSPARALQCLLDSAPPGEDELAKIRDVIREAEENAARTPEDGRCTLGSPSPSTRRPGAP encoded by the coding sequence ATGGCATTGGCGCGACCTTCGGAGCTGGAGTTGCAGGTCCTGGCGGTGCTCTGGGAGCGGGGGCCGTCGACGGTGCGGGAAGTGATGGAGGCGATGCCCGACGGCAAGGATCGGGCTTACACGACGATCCTGTCGGTGATGCAGATGCTGGAGAAGAAGGGGTTAGCAGGTCACACGCAGCAGGGGCAGGCCAACATCTACAGCCCGATCGAGCCGCGGGGGCAGGTCCTGCGTCCCTTGATGGTCGACCTGATGCGCAACGTCTTCGGCGGCAGCCCCGCGCGTGCGCTGCAATGCCTGCTGGACTCGGCCCCCCCCGGCGAGGATGAGCTGGCGAAGATCCGCGACGTGATCCGCGAAGCCGAGGAAAACGCAGCCCGCACCCCGGAGGACGGCCGATGCACCTTGGGCTCCCCATCGCCTTCGACTCGCCGGCCTGGCGCCCCCTGA
- a CDS encoding carboxypeptidase regulatory-like domain-containing protein, with the protein MHLGLPIAFDSPAWRPLIVALLHTLWQGGLLALLLVLALRRLPASRGNARYTLALAAQFGVVVAWLLTWSILSVEPARKDPRPTQAISIPSRINLGARPAPSVSASLPDTSPAIVELSPEWVGLAAAGWLAGVALMLTRAAAATASAMRLGKGPTADDAALLDAVDRIRQGWGIRRPIRVVVTRSRFGPAVLGLLRPTLLLPLSLMTGLDPDALQAILAHELAHIRRHDFAWNLAQMCVESLLFFNPAVWWLGRQARQEREACCDAMAVTLLGRPLDYSRALAAWAERLREHRSIPNAALAWTGRDGSSSLLGRIVRILRPSEAPRLQLSWAGLALLLVGCPLLLIALKLGSLAFSKIIPTPERIEKIERARAQYTAIPPDEPVTHGTIRGTLRNPDGSPWAGPPIESWAAILNPASNLGGGMPGKPQPANFSMDVLGGRNWLIFFPEGYAPAVTDPIEVGPDEVIENVNVMFQPGFKARIRVIDEMGVPAAGVKIKGSLIVDELNVNFPEGRWGGPDGLTTDAEGFATVEHASDRVYRLSAKAPGYRRASEVRVRLKPGEPTTLTLVKYRTKPARGLVVAPDGTPVAGARLGVFSASTVNQSSFAHGRDTMATTGADGRFELRELEDETSYGMLVTTDLYGRGLLTDVRAGQEDVRFVIGPRRSIRGAIRGSLDALIKRLGKPVVTILQNGTEEQRRLTRYDDGFIVDRILVEPVGDGGQFVVEDVLPGEVVIHAGDHVLRLEVTETETAAVIDLTRPLGKIPTRKLIIRLIGTDSSDPVTGSIVGQFIGRSGLDQPGPGQFDETLVEGEVSVEVPIDCQVNFDARSVKGYWFPSQSLSINSGDKPLSLKVQASPAGAIVGQVFNSDGTPADRYTYLIYKSTDAPGSAGWVRGQYQFQEGAESRYFLGPLPFGKTYVLTAGRNANQVDSPPIRLDGRVATVKVDIKLAATSDVTGRIVAPDGKPLAGINVSVDFEQSKSGSLFSSPTTTDREGRFRFSGLNPGLGPYVVDVVPLRDYQGTRATVVAGGPPVEIKLARGRIIEGRVLDAATGWPIPGAGLSARLQELETGVVWSSKVEGKTDANGHFRFSTLPAKPMILSVEEGHFRERGGDLKIDANSAGPIEFRVALPADSALRPRRPDGR; encoded by the coding sequence ATGCACCTTGGGCTCCCCATCGCCTTCGACTCGCCGGCCTGGCGCCCCCTGATCGTGGCCTTGCTGCACACGCTCTGGCAGGGGGGCCTGCTGGCTTTGCTGCTCGTTCTCGCGCTCAGACGCCTGCCCGCGAGCCGCGGCAACGCCCGCTACACGCTGGCGTTGGCCGCCCAGTTCGGCGTCGTCGTGGCCTGGCTGCTCACCTGGTCCATCCTCTCCGTGGAGCCCGCCCGGAAGGATCCGCGCCCGACGCAAGCCATCAGCATTCCGTCCCGAATCAACCTCGGGGCTCGTCCCGCACCATCCGTATCCGCCTCGCTGCCGGACACCTCTCCGGCCATCGTCGAACTCTCTCCCGAGTGGGTCGGCCTGGCCGCCGCGGGCTGGCTGGCCGGTGTCGCCCTGATGCTGACCAGGGCCGCCGCCGCGACCGCATCGGCGATGCGCCTGGGGAAAGGACCGACGGCGGACGACGCCGCGCTCCTCGACGCGGTCGACCGGATCCGCCAGGGCTGGGGTATCCGTCGCCCCATCCGCGTGGTCGTCACGAGATCCAGATTCGGCCCCGCCGTGCTCGGCCTGCTCCGGCCGACCTTGCTGCTGCCACTCTCGCTGATGACGGGCCTGGACCCAGACGCCCTCCAGGCCATCCTGGCCCACGAGCTGGCGCACATCCGCCGGCACGATTTCGCCTGGAACCTGGCGCAGATGTGCGTCGAGTCGCTCCTCTTCTTCAACCCGGCCGTCTGGTGGCTGGGCCGCCAGGCCCGGCAAGAGCGAGAGGCCTGCTGCGACGCGATGGCCGTGACTCTGCTGGGCCGCCCGCTCGATTATTCACGGGCCCTGGCCGCCTGGGCCGAGCGATTGCGAGAGCATCGTTCGATCCCGAACGCGGCCCTGGCCTGGACAGGCCGAGACGGTTCATCGTCCCTGCTCGGACGCATCGTCCGCATCCTCAGGCCGTCCGAGGCGCCAAGGCTCCAGCTCTCCTGGGCCGGCCTGGCCCTGCTGCTCGTGGGCTGCCCGCTGCTGCTGATCGCCTTGAAGCTGGGCTCCCTGGCATTCTCGAAGATCATTCCCACGCCAGAACGGATCGAGAAGATCGAGCGGGCCAGGGCCCAATATACCGCGATTCCTCCCGATGAACCCGTGACGCATGGGACCATCCGGGGGACGCTGCGAAACCCCGACGGGTCGCCCTGGGCGGGACCGCCGATCGAGAGCTGGGCGGCCATCCTGAATCCGGCGAGCAATCTTGGGGGCGGCATGCCGGGCAAGCCCCAGCCGGCGAATTTCTCGATGGACGTGCTCGGCGGCCGGAATTGGCTGATCTTCTTCCCCGAGGGATACGCCCCCGCCGTAACGGACCCCATCGAGGTGGGGCCCGATGAAGTCATCGAGAATGTGAATGTCATGTTTCAGCCCGGATTCAAGGCGCGAATCCGCGTGATCGACGAGATGGGTGTGCCCGCCGCCGGCGTGAAGATCAAGGGGAGCTTGATCGTCGACGAACTTAACGTCAACTTTCCCGAGGGTCGATGGGGCGGCCCCGACGGCCTGACGACCGATGCCGAGGGCTTCGCCACGGTCGAGCATGCATCCGACCGCGTCTATCGCCTATCTGCCAAAGCTCCGGGATATCGCCGGGCGTCCGAGGTGAGAGTCCGCTTGAAACCGGGCGAGCCGACCACGTTAACCCTGGTCAAATACCGGACGAAGCCCGCCAGGGGGCTGGTTGTCGCCCCCGACGGAACGCCGGTTGCCGGGGCTCGCCTGGGAGTCTTCTCCGCATCGACTGTGAATCAAAGCAGTTTCGCCCATGGACGGGACACGATGGCGACCACCGGTGCCGACGGCCGATTCGAACTGCGAGAGCTTGAGGATGAGACGAGCTACGGGATGCTGGTGACGACCGATCTGTATGGTCGTGGCCTGCTGACCGACGTGAGGGCTGGCCAGGAGGATGTCAGATTCGTCATCGGGCCGAGGCGATCGATCCGGGGGGCGATCAGGGGGTCTCTGGACGCGCTCATAAAAAGGCTCGGCAAGCCGGTCGTGACCATCCTCCAGAATGGGACTGAGGAGCAGCGGCGGCTGACCCGGTACGACGATGGTTTTATCGTGGACAGGATCCTGGTCGAGCCGGTTGGCGATGGTGGACAGTTCGTGGTCGAGGATGTTTTGCCGGGCGAGGTCGTGATCCATGCCGGCGACCACGTCCTTCGCCTCGAAGTCACAGAGACCGAGACAGCCGCGGTCATCGACTTGACTCGGCCCCTTGGAAAGATCCCCACTCGCAAGCTGATCATCCGCCTTATCGGAACGGACTCCTCAGATCCCGTCACGGGATCGATCGTCGGCCAGTTCATCGGGCGCAGTGGATTGGATCAGCCCGGCCCCGGCCAATTTGACGAGACTCTGGTCGAGGGCGAGGTGAGCGTCGAAGTGCCGATCGATTGCCAGGTCAACTTCGACGCGAGGTCCGTCAAGGGCTATTGGTTCCCGAGCCAATCCCTCTCAATTAACTCCGGGGATAAACCGTTAAGCCTCAAGGTCCAGGCCTCGCCGGCGGGGGCGATCGTCGGACAGGTCTTCAACTCCGACGGGACCCCGGCGGATCGGTATACGTACCTGATCTACAAATCGACCGATGCACCGGGTTCGGCAGGTTGGGTCCGCGGACAATACCAGTTTCAGGAGGGAGCTGAGTCCCGCTACTTCCTCGGCCCGCTGCCATTCGGCAAGACCTACGTCTTGACCGCGGGCCGGAATGCGAATCAGGTGGATAGCCCGCCGATCAGGCTCGATGGGCGTGTGGCCACGGTCAAAGTCGATATAAAGCTCGCCGCGACCTCCGACGTGACAGGCCGGATCGTCGCCCCGGATGGCAAACCCCTCGCCGGAATCAACGTCAGCGTCGACTTCGAACAATCGAAGTCTGGCTCCCTGTTCAGCAGTCCGACGACGACGGACCGCGAGGGCCGTTTCCGCTTCTCGGGCTTGAATCCCGGGTTGGGACCTTATGTCGTCGATGTCGTACCCCTACGCGACTACCAGGGCACCCGGGCCACCGTGGTCGCTGGCGGCCCGCCCGTCGAGATCAAGCTGGCGCGAGGGCGAATCATCGAGGGCCGCGTCCTCGACGCCGCGACGGGCTGGCCCATCCCCGGGGCCGGCCTGAGCGCGCGGCTCCAGGAGCTCGAAACCGGCGTTGTTTGGTCCTCCAAGGTTGAAGGGAAGACTGACGCCAATGGCCACTTCCGATTCAGCACCCTGCCCGCGAAGCCGATGATTCTCTCGGTCGAGGAGGGCCACTTTCGGGAGCGGGGCGGGGACCTCAAGATCGACGCGAACTCGGCCGGCCCGATCGAGTTTCGCGTGGCGTTGCCGGCGGATTCGGCCCTCAGGCCCAGGCGACCGGACGGCCGTTGA